The following proteins are encoded in a genomic region of Zea mays cultivar B73 chromosome 9, Zm-B73-REFERENCE-NAM-5.0, whole genome shotgun sequence:
- the LOC103637999 gene encoding uncharacterized protein produces the protein MQEEKRAVHTSSLTGAMKIKEVLEGHEIWSKVEFRMEPNIFRAIVSSVDEPVLHVPRAGSEINVAGPSVGNETNVAGLTLDREACEVQSPPSGTSVHGSGKKRKKSQVASVLDDYLEHKKNQTNKTVEAFLEKKTRGEESMDRCIHIFEAMEDLTDEEKAIAAEVFENELYREMFLKLTIHNVRLIWLRRKISFVECLFLLEEVATIVQLKLTKVYQSNVCQTDIGHMCPRGLYHTWEQQCRYCPCRLWLAGVARYLLPNEASKFQL, from the exons ATGCAAGAAGAGAAAAGGGCAGTCCATACTTCTTCTCTTACTGGCGCTATGAAGATTAAGGAAGTTCTAGAAGGGCATGAAATTTGGAGCAAAGTTGAGTTTAGGATGGAGCCAAATATTTTCAGAGCGATA GTTT CATCTGTTGATGAACCGGTGCTACATGTACCACGAGCGGGCAGCGAGATCAATGTTGCTGGACCAAGTGTGGGCAATGAGACTAATGTTGCTGGACTAACTTTGGATCGAGAGGCTTGTGAAGTTCAGTCACCACCTTCTGGTACGTCAGTACATGGAAGCGGGAAAAAGAGGAAGAAAAGTCAAGTTGCAAGTGTTTTGGATGACTAtttggagcacaagaagaaccaaACAAATAAGACTGTGGAGGCGTTCCTTGAGAAGAAGACTCGTGGAGAGGAGTCTATGGATAGGTGTATCCACATATTTGAAGCTATGGAGGACTTGACAGATGAGGAGAAGGCCATTGCAGCAGAGGTGTTCGAAAATGAATTGTATCGGGAGATGTTTCTGAAGCTAACAATTCACAACGTGCGGCTGatttggcttcggaggaagataag TTTCGTGGAGTGTTTGTtccttttggaagaagttgctacTATCGTACAACTGAAGCTCACCAAGGTCTACCAGAG TAATGTATGCCAAACAGACATAGGGCACATGTGCCCCCGGGGACTGTACCACACGTGGGAACAACAGTGCAGGTATTGCCCCTGCCGGTTGTGGCTGGCCGGTGTGGCCCGGTACCTGCTCCCAAACGAGGCCTCCAAGTTCCAGCTTTAA